The DNA sequence CCCGTTCCTGGGCCGGCTGGCGCTGTGCCGGGTCCGGCAGGGCACCATCCGCAAGGGCCAGACCGTCGCCTGGTGCCGCACCGACGGCAGTCTGCAGAAGGTCCGCATCTCCGAGCTGCTGATGACCGAGGGACTGGAACGCAAGCCCGCCGAGGCCGCCGGCCCGGGCGACATCATGGCGGTGGCCGGCATCCCGGACATCATGATCGGCGAGACCCTGGCCGACGCGGACGACCCCCGCCCGCTGCCGTTGATCACCGTCGACGAGCCGGCGATCTCGATGACGCTGGGCACCAACACCTCACCGTTGGCCGGCAAGGTCAAGGGGTCGAAGGTGACCGCCCGGCTGGTCAAGGACCGGCTGGACCGCGAACTGATCGGCAACGTGTCGCTGCGGGTGCTGCCCACCGAACGTCCGGACGCCTGGGAGGTGCAGGGCCGTGGTGAGCTGGCGCTGGCCATCCTGGTCGAGCAGATGCGCCGCGAGCAGTACGAGCTGACCGTCGGCAAGCCGCAGGTGGTCACCCGGGAGATCGACGGACGGGTCTGCGAGCCGGTGGAGCGGTTGACCATCGACGCCCCCGATGAGTACCTGGGCGCGATCACCCAACTGCTGGCCACCCGCAAGGGCCGGATGGAGCAGCTGGTCAACCACGGCACCGGCTGGATCCGGATGGAGTGGCTGGTACCGGCCCGCGCGCTGATCGGGTTCCGGACCGAGTTCCTCACCGAGACCCGCGGCACCGGCATCCTGCACCACGTCTTCGAGTCCTACGAGCCGTGGTTCGGCGAGCTGCGGACCCGGCCCACCGGGTCGCTGGTCGCCGACCGGACCGGCGTGGCGACCAGCTTCGCCATGTTCAACCTGCAGGAACGCGGCTCGCTCTTCGTCGAACCGGGCACCCCGGTGTACGAGGGCATGCTGGTCGGCGAGAACTCCCGCGCCGACGACATGGACGTCAACATCACCAAAGAGAAGAAGCTGACGAACATGCGCTCGTCGACCGCCGACGAGTTGGAGCGGCTGGTGCCGCCCCGCAAGCTCTCCCTGGAGCAGGCGCTGGAGTTCTGCCGCGAAGACGAGTGCGTCGAGGTCACCCCCGAGGCGGTACGGCTGCGCAAGGTGATCCTCGACCAGACCGCCCGGGCCCGGGCGGCGGCCCGCCGCAAGCACCAGAGCTGAACCGCACCGCCGGTGGGAGCCCTCGGACGGGGTCCCACCGGCGGTGCCGGTCACTTGACGATGTCGGCGAGCTCCCGCTTACGGTCCCGGGACGACTTGACCAGGCTGGCTACCGTGGTGACCAGCAGGGTCACGAAGATGACGGCCAGCGACAGCCAGATCGGGATGTGCGGTGCCCAGCCGACCGGATCGCCACCGTTGACGAAGAACAGGGTGTTGTCGGCCAACGCCTCCAGCACCAGCTTGACGCCGATGAAGCCCAGCACCACCGCCAGGCCGTAGCTGAGGTAGACCAGCCGGTCCAGCAGGCCGCCGAGCAGGAAGTAGAGCTGCCGCAGCCCCATCAACGCGAAGACGTTGGCGGTGAAGACCAGGTACGGCTCCTGGGTGATGCCGAAGATCGCCGGGATCGAGTCCAGCGCGAAGATCAGGTCGGTGACGCCGATCGCGATCATGACGATCAGCATCGGCGTGAACATCCGCCGGCCAGCCTCGGTCACCGTGGTCAGCCGCCCACTGTCGTAGGCGCCGGAGACCGGCAGCACCCGCCGGCTCCACCGGATCAGCGCGTTCTCGGAGAACTCGTCGGTCGTCTCAGGCTGGCGCAGCTGGCCGATGGCGGTGTAGATGAGGAAGGCGCCGAAGATGTAGAACACCCAGGAGAACTGGGAGATCAGCACGGCGCCCGCCGCGATGAACCCGCCGCGCAGCACCAGCGCCAGCACGACGCCGACCAGCAGCACCTTCTGCTGGTACTTCCGGGGCACCACGAACCGGCCCATGATGATCACGAACACGAAGAGGTTGTCGACGGAGAGGCTCTTCTCCGTGACGTAGCCGGCGAAGAACTCGCCGGCGTACCGCCCGCCGGACGTGGCCCACACCCCAAGCCCGAAGATCACCGCGAGCACGATGTAGAAGACGGTCCAGCCGGCCGACTCGCGCATGCTCGGTTCATGCGGCCGCCGGACGATGATCAACAGGTCGGCGATCAGCACTGCGGTCAGTACGACCAGGCTGACCAGCCAAACCCAGGCAGGGATGTTCACTCGGACCTCCGGCAGACACAGGGCACCGCCGACCGGAACCGGGACAGGATGCCCCGGTCTTCGTGGAGATGCGCACAGCAGTGACTGACGGAGGTCTCTTCCGCCATCATCCACCGAACTTGTCTGCCTTCGGGGACGATGACCGCAGGTGCCGGGTCGGTCCACCATGCGGGCCAACCGTGCTGACGACACCAGCGCGAGGGAATACTCCCCTCCTCCTGCGTCATTGTTGCGCAACTACCGGGCAAACGACACACCGGGGCGGGTTACCGGTGACGACAAGCACAACTTCTCAGCCATCCTAGGAGGCTAGATAGTCCTCGAAGCGGCAGCCATACCCGCCGGAGACGGCCCCTCGGGCCGGTCCGGGCGCAGCCGTGTGGCAGGCTTCCCGCCATGGTGCTTGAGATCGCGCTGGTCGATGTCCAGCCCGGCCGGGAAGCCGACTTCGCCGCAGCGTACGCCGCCGGCCGCCACCTGCTGGCCACCACTGACGGCTGCCGGTCGGTGCGGATGACCCGGGGGGTGGAGAGTCCCAGCCGGTTCGTACTGCTGGTCGAGTGGGACTCTGTCGACGCGCACGAGCAGAACTTCCGCGCCACCGACCGGTACCTGCGGTGGCGGGAACTGATTGGTCCGTACTTCGCCGCGCCGCCGGTGGTCGAACACTTCGTCGACCTGCCGGCGTGACCCGGACCCTGCCGATGTCCGGCCGGTCCGGACCAGGTCGGAGCCCGCGGTGCGGATAGAGATCGTGACCGCCGGCAGCCGGGGCGACGTCGCACCGTACACCGGTCTGGGGCAGGCCCTGCGGGCCGCCGGCCACCGGGTCACCGTGACGACCCACGGCGCCTTCGACGCGCTGGTGACCGGCGGCGGCCTCGACTTCCGGTCGCTGCCCGGTGACCCGTACGCCGCCCAACTCACCCCCGGCGGGCGGCGGCTGCACCGGCTCGGCGGTGGGCTGCGCGGCACCGCCGAGTTCGTCCGGCAGGGCCGGCGCTACCTCGACGATCTCGCAACCGGGCTGGTCGACGTCGGTGCCGACGCCGACGTGCTGCTGCTGGCCACCACGACCGCTCCGCTGGGCTACTCGGTGGCACAGCGACGCGGGATCCCGAGCATCGGGGTCTTCCTGCAACCGGTCGCACCGACCGGCGACTTCCCGCCGGTGCTGCTCGGCGACCGGTCCTTCGGGTCGGCCGGCAACCGGGCGCTGGGGCGCGGAGCCGAGGCGGCCAGCGCTCGGGCGTACGACCACTCCTCCCGGCGGCTGCGCCACCGGCTCGGCCTGCCGCCGGTCCCGCTGGCCGCCCTGCTGCGGCAGGCCAGGCGCTCAGGCTGGCCGGTGCTGCACGGGTTCAGCCCGAGCGTGCTGCCCCGACCGGCCGACTGGCGCCCCGGGCTGGAGGTCGTCGGCTACTGGTGGCCGGCCGCCGACCCACACTGGACTCCCCCACCGGAGCTGACCGGGTTCCTGCGCGACGGTCCGCCGCCGGTGCTGATCACCTTCGGCAGCATGGCGGTGCTCGACGCGGCACTGCCGACACTGCTCGGTACGGCGTTGCGCCGGGCCGGCGTCCGCGCGATCGTGCAGGCCGGCTGGGGTGGGCTGCGGGTCGGCGGCGACGACGTCCTCGCGGTCGGCGACGTACCGCACGACCGGCTGCTGCCCCGGGTCGCGGCGGTGATCCACCACGCGGGGGCCGGCACCACCGCCGCCGGGCTGCGGGCCGGGGTGCCGGCGGTGACCGTACCGCTCATCGCCGACCAGCCGTTCTGGGCCGCCCGGCTGGCGCGGCTCGGGGTCGCCGCCGAGCCGCTGCCGGCCCGGCGGCTCACCGCCGACCGGCTGGCCGACGCCGTCCGCACGGTGCTCGACCGGCCCACGTACGCCGAACGGGCCCGGCACCTCGCGACCCGGATCGCCGCCGAGGACGGGTACGCCGCAGTGCTGCGCGCCGTCGACCGGGTCACCCGCCGCTGACCGGATCCGCAGCAGCGGCCGGACCGGCCACCGCTGCGACCTCAGACGCCGTATCGGGGAAGGCGTGCGGGATGCGTTCCAGGACGCCGCCGGCGAAGACGTCGTACAGCGGCAGCTCCCGCAGATGCACGTAGCCGATGTGGCAGTCGCACGAGTCCAGTGGGCAGGGGCGCGGGCGCAGCGCGGCCCGGTAGGAGCCGTCGTAGAGGTTGCCCAGCGGTTCGGCGACGAAGTGGCACCGGCGTACCGTGCCGTCCCCGTCGACCGAGACCACCGACTCCCCGGTGCGGCACGACCGCCCGGCCGACTGGTGCGG is a window from the Solwaraspora sp. WMMD792 genome containing:
- the typA gene encoding translational GTPase TypA, which translates into the protein MQTRSDLRNVAIIAHVDHGKTTLVDAMLRQGGQLHARAELPDRALDSMDLEREKGITILAKNTAISYVPDQGDPVVINIIDTPGHADFGGEVERGLTMVDGVVLLVDASEGPLPQTRFVLRKALQARLPIILVINKVDRPDARIKEVVDDTYELFLDLDADETQIDFPIVYACARDGVASLTQPAGGAVPDDSDNLEPLFRTLLETIPAPAFDPDAPLQAHVTNLDASPFLGRLALCRVRQGTIRKGQTVAWCRTDGSLQKVRISELLMTEGLERKPAEAAGPGDIMAVAGIPDIMIGETLADADDPRPLPLITVDEPAISMTLGTNTSPLAGKVKGSKVTARLVKDRLDRELIGNVSLRVLPTERPDAWEVQGRGELALAILVEQMRREQYELTVGKPQVVTREIDGRVCEPVERLTIDAPDEYLGAITQLLATRKGRMEQLVNHGTGWIRMEWLVPARALIGFRTEFLTETRGTGILHHVFESYEPWFGELRTRPTGSLVADRTGVATSFAMFNLQERGSLFVEPGTPVYEGMLVGENSRADDMDVNITKEKKLTNMRSSTADELERLVPPRKLSLEQALEFCREDECVEVTPEAVRLRKVILDQTARARAAARRKHQS
- a CDS encoding TerC family protein, which encodes MNIPAWVWLVSLVVLTAVLIADLLIIVRRPHEPSMRESAGWTVFYIVLAVIFGLGVWATSGGRYAGEFFAGYVTEKSLSVDNLFVFVIIMGRFVVPRKYQQKVLLVGVVLALVLRGGFIAAGAVLISQFSWVFYIFGAFLIYTAIGQLRQPETTDEFSENALIRWSRRVLPVSGAYDSGRLTTVTEAGRRMFTPMLIVMIAIGVTDLIFALDSIPAIFGITQEPYLVFTANVFALMGLRQLYFLLGGLLDRLVYLSYGLAVVLGFIGVKLVLEALADNTLFFVNGGDPVGWAPHIPIWLSLAVIFVTLLVTTVASLVKSSRDRKRELADIVK
- a CDS encoding glycosyltransferase, yielding MRIEIVTAGSRGDVAPYTGLGQALRAAGHRVTVTTHGAFDALVTGGGLDFRSLPGDPYAAQLTPGGRRLHRLGGGLRGTAEFVRQGRRYLDDLATGLVDVGADADVLLLATTTAPLGYSVAQRRGIPSIGVFLQPVAPTGDFPPVLLGDRSFGSAGNRALGRGAEAASARAYDHSSRRLRHRLGLPPVPLAALLRQARRSGWPVLHGFSPSVLPRPADWRPGLEVVGYWWPAADPHWTPPPELTGFLRDGPPPVLITFGSMAVLDAALPTLLGTALRRAGVRAIVQAGWGGLRVGGDDVLAVGDVPHDRLLPRVAAVIHHAGAGTTAAGLRAGVPAVTVPLIADQPFWAARLARLGVAAEPLPARRLTADRLADAVRTVLDRPTYAERARHLATRIAAEDGYAAVLRAVDRVTRR
- a CDS encoding antibiotic biosynthesis monooxygenase, producing the protein MVLEIALVDVQPGREADFAAAYAAGRHLLATTDGCRSVRMTRGVESPSRFVLLVEWDSVDAHEQNFRATDRYLRWRELIGPYFAAPPVVEHFVDLPA